The sequence AAGGCATTTACACCCTGGGCCGGGTTCACGTGGGGCTCAGGCAGAGCCACATAGACAGCCTGGTGGGCAAGCTGAGGCTGACTTTTCTCGGATTCATCTCCCTGGTCATCGTTATCATCTTTCTCATTGCACTCGGACTGTCAGGATATGTGGTCGACCCGCTATCGAAGCTGACCAAGGCCGCAGAATCCATCAGCCGAGGCAGGCTTGACCAGCCGCTGGACCTGGGCGGGCCGTCCTGGGACGCCAGCGAATGCCCAGCCTACAACGACAACGACCTGCCCTGCTGGCACCTGGATGAATTGGGTAGGAACCGCAAGCGCCAGCCGCGCACCTGCAACCCCTGCAAATTCTACCGGGAGCGCTCCGGGGACGAGGTGGTCCAGCTGGCGGACGCCTTCGCCAACATGGTCTGGTCCATCAAGCTCTACCGGCATCGCCTGCGGGAATCCGAAGAGCGCTACCGGCCCCTGTTCGACGCCAACCCCGACCCGTTCCTGGTGCTCGATGTCTCATCCATGCGGTTTCTGGACGCCAACCCGCGCGCCTCGGAACTCTACGGCTATTCCAAACGGGAATTCGCCGGCATGACCCTCTCGGACATCGAACCCGAAGGCAGCTCAGCGGGGGTGCAGCGGTTCCTCACGGAGGGCGGCGCGGGCGACCATGTGCTCTATACCAAAGTCGGCCACATCACCCGGGGAGGGTACGGCATTTTCGTGAACATCCACGCCACAATGGCCCATTACCGCGGCAAAGAGGTGGTCATCTTCTCCGCCACGGACGTGACCGGGCTTGTGGAAAAGGACGCCCAGCTCATCCAGGCCAGCAAGATGAAAACCCTGGGCGAGATGAGCGCGGGCATGGCCCACGAACTCAACCAGCCGCTCAACGCCATCAAGCTCGGCAGCGACTTTTTGAAGTTGGCCGCTCAAAACGGAATCGACATATCCCCGGAGCGCTTCAAGCAGGTAGCCGATGAAATAAGCGCCCAGGTGGACCGGGCAGCCGGCATCATCACCCACCTGCGCGAGTTCGGCCGCAAATCAGATCTCATTGCGGACGAGGTGGATATCAACATCCCTATTCAGGGGGTGTTCACCATCATCGGCAAACAGCTGGCTCTCGAGAATATTCATGTGGACCTGGAGTTGCGAGAGAATCTGCCGAAGGTGCTGGCACACTCCAACCGTCTGGAACAGGTGTTTTTCAATCTTGTGGTCAATGCCCGAGATGCCATACAGTCATCTTCAAGTGGCGGTGGCGAGATCGTCATCCGGTCTTTCATGGAAGACGGTTTGGTCGCGGTGAGCGTGTCTGACACCGGATGCGGCATACCACCCGATGATCTGCTAAAGATATTCGAACCCTTCTTCACGACGAAACGCACTGGGGAAGGCATGGGTTTGGGGCTTGCCATCTCTTACGGCATCGTCAAGGATTATGGCGGCGACATCCAGGTTGGGAGCGAAGTCGGCGAAGGAACCACCTTCAAGCTGCTTTTCCACCCCGCCACCGTGTGAGGCTCCACTATGGACGTTTTGGTCATCGACGATGAAAGGCCAACCCTGGCCATGTTCGAGCTCTTGCTGCAGGCCATGGGCTATAACCCCGTGGCCGCGGATTCAGGCGAACGCGGCTTGGAGATATTCGGACTGGGCGATTTCCCCATCGTCCTCACGGACATCAAGATGCCCGGCATGGACGGCATGGAGGTGCTTTCGCGCATAAAGCTCACCCGCCCCACCACCGAGGTTATCGTCATCACCGGGCATGGAGACGTGGAGCTGGCTCTGGAAGCTCTCAATCTCAAGGCCGCGGATTTCATAGACAAACCCATCTCCCAGGAAGCCCTGGCCAATGCCCTGCGTCGCGCCGAGGGGCGTATCGCCCGCAGGGAACATTCTAATCCTCCAGCCGTTCTGCGTGAAACCGACGGCGTAAGCGTTCTGGACATTGCCGGCAATCTTTCCACGGCAATGGACTCGCTTGCCGACGAGCTGGCTTCCGCCAAGGACCGGGCCGGACTATTGATCACCGTTTCCGAGTGCGCCTCCATTAATGGTGCCGGCATTGAAAGCCTCACCGCTATCATCCGCGACCAGGCCGCACTGGGTCAGCCCGTGGCCATAGCGTGCAAACCCGAGAACTTCCGCCGCGTGTTCGAGGCAGCCGGGCTCACCAATGCGGCCACCTTGTACGAGAACGAAGAGGACGGACTGCGCGCGCTGCTTGCGAAAAGCCCCTGACGAATTCGTCAATATCCATGAATCTCCAAATTTAATATTGACGCACTATTCAAATCCAGCTACCGCCGCTTTTACGTGAGATCGCTCATCGGGCTTCGCTTATTGCGGGGGACAGGCCCGACCAAGCGGTTTCCCTTTCACGGGGCGCGTAGACCGGATTTCCTATGCGAGGCCTTGCTGGATGAAACGGCCGGGCAGGGTGCCAGGCCGATTATGGTAACCTCTTGCAGGAGCATTTTTGAGTATGGTGACGAACATCTACGTCGGGAATCTGCCTTTCAGCGCCTCCGAAGACCAAGTGCGCCAGATGTTTGAGGCCCACGGACAGGTCAACTCCGTGAAGCTCATCAACGACCGTGAGACCGGCCGTCCCCGCGGCTTCGGATTCGTGGAGATGGAAGGGGATGGTGTGAAGGAGGCCATCGAGGCCCTCAATGGTGCCGACTTCGGCGGACGCACCATGAAGGTCAACGAGGCCCGTCCCCGCGAAAAACGTCCCGCGCGCTGGTAACCCCCTTACCGAACGAAAATCAAAACGGCCCCCATCGTCCTGGCGGGGGCCGTTTTTTTTCTTTCTCAGCTGTTCCTGCTTGACACTCGGCTCGTTTTATAACCGGCGGACGATCCATTATTCCCCTGAAGGCACGAATGCCACGGCGAGCCGTGTCAAAAGCCCCTTCATGTCGTGCCCCTGGTGGTTCCAGCGGTACTCGAACTCCTTGAGGTAAAGGGGAAATTTCTCAGCGGACACTCCCTGGAGCTTCTCCAGCCTGCGCCTCAGGTACGGCCAAAAACCACCGTCTTCATCAAGGGGCAGGGCAGAATCCTTGGTTCTAAGGGCTGGCGTCAGCCAATCCGGCCCGCCACAGCATACCAGCCCCTGGTATCCACGCATGGGGCCTGTGTACACCACCGAGCCCACTCGTGAGGTTTTCAGACGAAAATGCAGTTTGAAAAGCGTCAAATCTGTCGCATCCACATCCGGTATCAAGTCGACGAAGACCCATCCCTGGCGCGGCATTATGCCGAACACCGGCGGCCAGGAACCCGCGCGTCTCGCCTTCAGGGCCTGACTGATCTGCCGAGCGTCTATGGCCTGGTACAGAATGGCTTGCCGAAGCGCGTCCATGGCCTTGTAGACCGTGTTGTACGCCACTCCAAGATGTATGGCGGCCTCTTTCACCGGCCGCTCATCCGCGAACAGACTGATGAGGCTAAGCCATTTGGAGCAGCTTAGCCCCCCGATCCCCATGAAGCGCCCGGTGAGCTCGTGGAAGGTGTACCCGCAGGCCTTGCACCGCAGCCGACCCGACCCCAAACGGTAGATTCGTTCTCCCCGGCAGCGGGGACACCCCGTGGCGCCCACTGTTTTGCACAAGGAAGCCACCAGCTCCCTGGCCGCAGTCTCGTCCGAACAGGCGTTTGCTGGGACCGGGAATTCCTCCATGGACGCAAAGCGCCTTAAAAGCCCAAGGCCGACGCCGTGGGGCGAATGAAGCTACGCTTCACAGCCAGGATGTCCAAAGCCAACGATTCGAGATCGTCCAATACCGGCAGGCTGGGACGGTCGAACTCGCGAAAATCGGTGGTTTTGATGTAGCCCTTGCAGCTTTGGCAGGCATCCACCCGGTATCCCGGCTCCTCATCGGCCGTGAAAAAAGGAAGCTTGGCTGCGTCACGTTCCTGGCAATAGGCGCATTGCAGCCTGAACGTTCTGTAGCTGGCCCGGCAGAATGAGCAACAGCTCATCCTGATCCCTTCCTTGCCCGTGAGCGCGGATATGAAAGGCAAGCTGCCGCAAACGGGGCAGGAGCCCTGCTCCCACGTTCTGTCCTGGGGGAGCGTTTTCGAAAGGTTCTCAGCCAGAGCCATTATCGATGGCGTCATGCTTGATTGAGCAAGAAAACTTAATGTTTTCGGGGCTTGCGGGAACCGCT is a genomic window of Desulfovibrio sp. containing:
- a CDS encoding PAS domain S-box protein; translation: MLNRVRKLSLRNKIFLATVGVVLLISGVIALLARGILVNSLSRELELRGLAIAQSIAERGGGYILDKDQAGLVALLFDAAQLGERKALVAYIFLTDNEGKLLAHTFIRPFPKELLDTVTPADSQELVTRPGSFEGSEAVDISVPIQEGIYTLGRVHVGLRQSHIDSLVGKLRLTFLGFISLVIVIIFLIALGLSGYVVDPLSKLTKAAESISRGRLDQPLDLGGPSWDASECPAYNDNDLPCWHLDELGRNRKRQPRTCNPCKFYRERSGDEVVQLADAFANMVWSIKLYRHRLRESEERYRPLFDANPDPFLVLDVSSMRFLDANPRASELYGYSKREFAGMTLSDIEPEGSSAGVQRFLTEGGAGDHVLYTKVGHITRGGYGIFVNIHATMAHYRGKEVVIFSATDVTGLVEKDAQLIQASKMKTLGEMSAGMAHELNQPLNAIKLGSDFLKLAAQNGIDISPERFKQVADEISAQVDRAAGIITHLREFGRKSDLIADEVDINIPIQGVFTIIGKQLALENIHVDLELRENLPKVLAHSNRLEQVFFNLVVNARDAIQSSSSGGGEIVIRSFMEDGLVAVSVSDTGCGIPPDDLLKIFEPFFTTKRTGEGMGLGLAISYGIVKDYGGDIQVGSEVGEGTTFKLLFHPATV
- a CDS encoding response regulator, coding for MDVLVIDDERPTLAMFELLLQAMGYNPVAADSGERGLEIFGLGDFPIVLTDIKMPGMDGMEVLSRIKLTRPTTEVIVITGHGDVELALEALNLKAADFIDKPISQEALANALRRAEGRIARREHSNPPAVLRETDGVSVLDIAGNLSTAMDSLADELASAKDRAGLLITVSECASINGAGIESLTAIIRDQAALGQPVAIACKPENFRRVFEAAGLTNAATLYENEEDGLRALLAKSP
- a CDS encoding RNA-binding protein; the encoded protein is MVTNIYVGNLPFSASEDQVRQMFEAHGQVNSVKLINDRETGRPRGFGFVEMEGDGVKEAIEALNGADFGGRTMKVNEARPREKRPARW
- a CDS encoding IS1595 family transposase, whose product is MEEFPVPANACSDETAARELVASLCKTVGATGCPRCRGERIYRLGSGRLRCKACGYTFHELTGRFMGIGGLSCSKWLSLISLFADERPVKEAAIHLGVAYNTVYKAMDALRQAILYQAIDARQISQALKARRAGSWPPVFGIMPRQGWVFVDLIPDVDATDLTLFKLHFRLKTSRVGSVVYTGPMRGYQGLVCCGGPDWLTPALRTKDSALPLDEDGGFWPYLRRRLEKLQGVSAEKFPLYLKEFEYRWNHQGHDMKGLLTRLAVAFVPSGE
- a CDS encoding formate dehydrogenase accessory protein FdhE, which encodes MFNSVEHEEKLVGRKLADLRKKTHIPAQLLDLVEQVLDAQNKARGEARLPETPQAELASLDHVIQGASLLARENFRYDVQQAARLFVQFGNLLCGMGGAMAQAAGVALDEGDPLMRKAFEAFLKNDEAFFEGFGKRFPQAPKTLSFLAQSSMTPSIMALAENLSKTLPQDRTWEQGSCPVCGSLPFISALTGKEGIRMSCCSFCRASYRTFRLQCAYCQERDAAKLPFFTADEEPGYRVDACQSCKGYIKTTDFREFDRPSLPVLDDLESLALDILAVKRSFIRPTASALGF